The Amycolatopsis sp. DG1A-15b genome contains the following window.
CCGCGGCGATCGCGTTCTTCGGCGTGCGCGGCATCGGGACGCTCTACTACCTGGCCTACACGCTCAACCGGCTCCCCGTGCCGCAGCAGGACGTGCTCTGGCGGGTCGGCGCCCTCGCCGTCGCGGTGTCGGTCATCGTGCACGGCGTGCTCGCGGAGCCGGCGATCCAGCGGATCGAGCGGATGGGCGGCCACCTGCCGGCCGATGTGTAGCCGCGCGAGGAGTGGGTATCAGTCTGTCAAGGCCCTTTTGGCGACTGGCCGATCCGGAAATGTCGCCGTGACGGAAGGTGCACCCTGATGAACGACAAACTGGAAAACAAGGGCGAAGAGCTCAAGGGCCGGGCCAAGGAAGCCGTCGGCGACGCCACCGACAACGAGCAGTGGCAGGCCGAAGGCAAGTCCGAGCAGGCCAAGGGCTCGCTCAAGCAGGCCGGCGAGAAGATCAAGGACGCTGTGAAGGGTGTCACGGACAAGAAGTGACCCGTTTCTCCGCTGCCGCATCCCGGAACCCCGGGGTGCGGCAGCGGGCTCATGTCCGGGGGCAGTAGGTGTTCGAGGGCTTCACACTGGACCGCGTCGACGTCGGTGCGGTGACACTGCGGGTGCGCCACGGCGGGTCCGGGCCGCCGGTCCTGCTGCT
Protein-coding sequences here:
- a CDS encoding CsbD family protein translates to MNDKLENKGEELKGRAKEAVGDATDNEQWQAEGKSEQAKGSLKQAGEKIKDAVKGVTDKK